In one window of Camelina sativa cultivar DH55 chromosome 15, Cs, whole genome shotgun sequence DNA:
- the LOC104745038 gene encoding alanine--glyoxylate aminotransferase 2 homolog 3, mitochondrial-like, which yields MRRFTAVNSLLKRNNYLLQRHGFSQTVAQRTTSDRETETKLPKMPPFSYSPSPYDGPSTAEIIAKRREFLSPALFHFYNTPLNIVEGKMQYVFDETGRRYLDAFGGIATVSCGHSHPEVVNSVIKQLKLIQHSTILYLNHTISDFAEALVSNLPGDLKVVFFTNSGTEANELAMMMARLYTGCNDIVSLRNSYHGNAAATMGATAQSNWKFNVVQSGVHHAINPDPYRGVFGSDGEKYASDVQDLIQFGTSGQVAGFIGESIQGVGGIVELAPGYLPAVYDTVRRAGGVCIADEVQSGFARTGTNFWGFQSHGVVPDIVTMAKGIGNGIPLGAVVTTPEIAGVLSRRSYFNTFGGNPMCTAAGHAVLRVIHEEKLQENALLVGSHLKRRLTLLKNKHELIGDVRGRGLMLGVEFVSDRDLKTPAKTETLHLMDQLKEMGVLVGKGGFYGNVFRITPPLCFTLSDADFLVDVMDHAMSKM from the exons ATGCGGAGGTTTACGGCGGTTAATTCACTACTGAAACGGAACAATTATCTTCTTCAGCGCCATGGCTTCTCACAGACAGTTGCTCAGAGAACAACCTCCGATCGTGAGACCGAGACAAAACTTCCGAAAATGCCCCCTTTCAGTTATTCTCCGTCGCCATACGACGGTCCATCCACCGCAGAGATCATAGCAAAGCGGCGAGAGTTCCTCAGCCCCGCTCTGTTTCACTTCTACAACACACCA TTAAACATTGTGGAGGGAAAGATGCAGTATGTGTTCGACGAGACGGGGCGGAGATATTTAGATGCTTTCGGAGGCATAGCTACTGTTTCGTGCGGCCATAGCCATCCCGAAGTAGTTAACTCCGTCATCAAACAACTAAAGCTTATTCAACACTCCACCATCCTTTACCTTAACCACACCATCTCAGATTTTGCTGAAGCCCTCGTCTCCAATCTTCCCGGAGATCTCAAG GTAGTGTTTTTCACTAATTCGGGTACGGAGGCGAATGAGCTAGCGATGATGATGGCTAGGCTGTATACAGGATGTAACGACATCGTTTCGCTTAGGAACTCTTATCATGGAAACGCAGCTGCTACTATGGGAGCTACTGCTCAGTCCAATTGGAAATTCAACGTCGTTCAG AGTGGAGTTCATCACGCCATAAATCCAGATCCTTACAGAGGAGTATTTGGATCCGACGGTGAAAAGTATGCAAGTGATGTTCAAGACCTTATCCAATTCGGAACATCCGGCCAAGTTGCCGGTTTCATCGGTGAATCTATCCAG GGAGTTGGAGGAATCGTAGAGCTAGCTCCCGGATACTTACCTGCGGTGTACGACACTGTGAGGAGAGCCGGAGGAGTTTGCATTGCTGACGAAGTCCAATCCGGTTTCGCTCGTACCGGAACCAATTTCTGGGGATTCCAGTCCCATGGTGTTGTCCCTGACATCGTCACCATGGCTAAG GGTATTGGTAACGGTATACCACTTGGAGCGGTTGTGACAACACCGGAGATCGCCGGCGTTTTAAGCCGTCGGAGTTACTTTAATACCTTCGGCGGAAACCCAATGTGCACGGCAGCTGGTCACGCAGTCCTTAGAGTTATTCACGAAGAGAAGCTCCAAGAGAACGCTTTGCTCGTTGGCTCACATCTCAAACGTAGACTTACACTTCTCAAAAATAAACACGAAC TCATCGGAGACGTGAGAGGAAGAGGATTGATGCTTGGAGTTGAGTTTGTCAGCGACCGTGACTTAAAGACTCCTGCTAAAACAGAGACCCTTCATTTAATGGACCAACTGAAAG AAATGGGAGTGTTGGTGGGGAAAGGTGGATTCTATGGGAACGTCTTCAGAATCACTCCTCCTCTCTGCTTTACCCTCTCCGACGCTG ATTTCCTTGTGGATGTGATGGATCACGCTATGTCGAAGATGTGA
- the LOC104748069 gene encoding uncharacterized protein LOC104748069: MFDVEFSYLPTEVKVDCPPVVVTNDRGMKNFLAYLKKINMIRLCVTFKRVVDEGDRSKVQFDLNKFPVDSSDGCNVEVDVGKSVGVISRNSPKPTNDVLEKHTDANLVDAAGFKLEDSMVKKGEYFSSKEALQATMEMYAMKYNCDYRITKSDKRWWCIRCIDSVCNWRLRAECLQASTYFKINKFVGNHTCAPSKKNSFCRTPSARTIGHLIKQSYEGVKEGPKPNDIVNIIRSRYGCELTYHQAWESREYAVNEVRGIPEKSYAKIPKYLHMLQEANPGTFTNYEIDFEGRFKYLFISFGQSTRGFYKSMRKVIVVDGTFLKNKYKGVLLVATAVDADEEGLSFVSDRATSIAKSIGNIYPLAKHEEADVTKWARCHFPGYRYDINTNNAAESINAALRTPREYPIIPLLDSIREMMTRWFYESRELSAKHKDPLTVEVEKKISRRIVKGKFMNGYLMSRSQIQVKGNGVDYIVDLERRTCSCGKFSIQKLPCRHAIKGAFDIGKDLYPYADDVYTTTAWRSQYEETINPIGVPEEEWRVPQHVEDAKVASGLCFTVAAFE; the protein is encoded by the exons atgtttgatgtggaattcagtTATCTACCCACAGAGGTTAAAGTTGATTGTCCTCCTGTTGTTGTGACAAATGATAGAGGTATGAAaaattttcttgcatatctgaaaaagataaacatgattCGGTTGTGTGTTACTTTCAAAAGAGTAGTTGATGAAGGTGATAGGAGTAAAGTCCAGTTCGATCTGAATAAGTTCCCAGTTGATAGTAGCGATGGTTGTAATGTGGAAGTTGATGTGGGAAAATCAGTAGGTGTTATTTCAAGGAATTCACCAAAGCCGACTAATGATGTATTAGAAAAGCATACTGATGCTAATCTTGTTGATGCTGCTGGTTTTaagttggaagattcaatggtaAAAAAGGGTGAATATTTCAGCAGTAAGGAAGCTTTACAGGCTACTAtggaaatgtatgcaatgaaaTATAACTGCGACTACAGgattacaaaatctgataagAGATGGTGGTGTATACGCTGCATTGATAGTGTTTGTAACTGGCGTCTCCGGGCTGAGTGTTTACAAGCgtctacatatttcaaaatcaacaagtttgtgggtaACCATACATGTGccccttcaaaaaaaaactcattttgtaGGACTCCATCTGCAAGAACAATTGGACATCTCATTAAGCAAAGCTATGAGGGTGTGAAGGAAGGTCCTAAACCGAATGATATAGTTAATATTATTCGTTCAAGGTACGGCTGCGAGCTAACATATCACCAAGCTTGGGAGTCTCGGGAGTATGCAGTTAACGAAGTTAGAGGAATTCCTGAGAAAAGTTATGCTAAGATTCCAAAATACTTGCACATGCTACAAGAAGCGAATCCTGGTACGTTCACGAATTATGAAATTGACTTTGAGGGAAGatttaaatatctatttatttcttttggtcaatcAACAAGAGGGTTCTACAAGTCAATGCGGAAAGTGATAGTAGTTGATGgtacatttttgaagaataaatacaAAGGGGTTCTCCTAGTTGCTACAGCTGTAGATG ctgatgaagaaggtttATCATTTGTGTCAGATAGAGCTACATCGATTGCTAAATCAATTGGAAACATCTATCCATTGGCTAAACATG AGGAAGCCGATGTGACAAAATGGGCTCGCTGTCATTTTCCGGGTTATAGGTATGATATTAACACCAACAATGCAgctgaatcaatcaatgctgcTTTGAGGACACCCAGAGAGTATCCAATAATTCCTTTGTTAGACAGCATCAGAGAAATGATGACACGCTGGTTTTATGAGAGTAGAGAGTTAAGTGCAAAGCATAAAGATCCTTTAACTGTTGAGGTggagaaaaagatttcaagaagaatagTGAAAGGTAAATTCATGAACGGTTATTTGATGAGCAGATCGCAGATCCAGGTTAAAGGTAATGGAGTAGACTACATTGTTGACTTAGAAAGAAGGACTTGTTCATGTGGAAAGTTCAGCATCCAAAAACTCCCTTGTAGACATGCTATAAAAGGAGCTTTTGATATAGGCAAGGATCTATATCCTTATGCTGATGATGTGTATACCACTACTGCATGGAGATCGCAATATGAGGAAACTATTAATCCAATAGGTGTTCCTGAAGAAGAATGGCGAGTCCCACAGCATgttgaagatgcaaaa GTAGCTTCTGGGTTGTGTTTCACGGTAGCTGCTTTTGAATGA